The sequence AATTAATAATAAATTTTGAATTAAAATAATAAAAATAAAAAAGTTGTATAAACCCAAAATAAACACAACGAATAAAAATGTTAATTCATTGACATTGACCTATAATTAAAAATGTTTTATACTTAAACACAATTAAATTTCCCTTATGGAATATAACACAGAGAGAGAGAAGTTATTTCTACCCGAACATGGCAGAAATATACAAAAGATGATTGAAAGCATTACAAAAATTGAAGACAAGGACAAACGCACAAAATATATTTACGGTTTGGTAAACGTACTTTACAACCTTAATGACGGCGACAATAAAGACGGCAACTATCTTCGTAAACTTTGGGATCAAATACATATTATGTCTAATTATGAGCTTAACGTTGATAGTCCTTTCCCTCCTCCAACACCGGAAGAAATATATGCAAAACCAAACAGGATTCTTTATAATTCAAATCGTATTAAATTCAGGCACTACGGCAATTTAACACAAATGCTAATAAACAAAGTTGTAAATCTTCCCGAAGGAGAGAAAAAAGATAGAGCTATTGTTATGTTAGCCACACAAATGAAAAAACTTTATCTTATTTGGAACCGAGAAAGTGTTGACGATAAGCTTATAATTGAAGATATGCAAGCTATAGCCGAAGGAAAGCTTGATATTAATAATAAGATAAAACTGCCTTCAACCGCTTTATTACTAAGTCAAGAGAAAAATAGAGTCTTAAAAAGTATTGAACCCGAACCTGCAAAGGGTAAGAATAAAGGCAAGAAGAAAAACGCAGTAATAAATAAAAACAAAAAAATAAAAGCCAGAAGATAATCAATACTAAATTATAATGGCAACAACATTTAAAATCAACGGCGGCAAACAACTAAGCGGCGACATTACTCCGCAAGGAGCTAAAAACGAAGCTCTTCAAGTACTCTGCGCTGCCCTGCTTACTCCCGAAGAAATAAATTTTACAAACGTTCCGGATATCATCGACGTAAATAAACTCTTGGATCTAATATCTTATTTAGGTGCGGATGTTAAGAGATATCAAGATAAAGTAAGTATTAAAGCCGAGAATATTTTTATTGGTAGAATGCTCGATAATGACTTTGCTTTAAATGCCGGAAAACTGAGAGGTTCGGTAATGCTTGTAGGTCCGTTACTTGCACGTTACAAACACGCATATATTTATAAACCCGGCGGTGATAAAATCGGCCGGCGCAGATTGGATACACATTTCCTCGGATTAGAAAAACTCGGCGCTAAATTAAAATATAGCAACGATAACAAATTCATCATTGTTGAAGGCAAAAAACTCGAAGGCAAATATATGCTTTTGGATGAAGCTTCGGTAACCGGAACGGCAAATATTATTATGACTGCCGTAATGGCTGAAGGGAAAACAACAATCTTCAATGCCGCTTGTGAACCGTATATTGTTCAATTATGTAGAATGTTGACAAAAATGGGTGCAAAAATAAACGGAATCGGATCTAATCTTTTGGAAATAACAGGAGTTCATAAACTTAAGGGTTGCGAACATACTTTACTGCCAGACATGATTGAAATAGGTTCATTTATTGGGTTGGCGGCAATGACTAATTCCGAAATTACAATTAAGAATGTATGTTATGATGAATTAGGACTAATTCCTACTGTTTTCAGCAGACTCGGAATAAAAATGGAAAGAACCGGTGATGATTTATTAATACCCAAACAAAATCATTATGAAGTAGAAACATTTTTCGACGGATCTATAATGAATATTGCCGATGCACCATGGCCGGGATTCTCTCCTGATTTGATAAGTATAGCACTTGTAACTGCTATCCAAGCCAAGGGAAGCGTTTTAATACATCAAAAAATGTTCGAAAGCAGATTGTTCTTTGTTGACAAACTTATTGAAATGGGCGCACAAGTTATTCTTTGTGACCCGCATAGAGTTACGGTAATCGGATTAAACCGGGAACAACAACTAAGAGGTATTGAAATGTCATCTCCCGATATTCGCGCCGGAGTAGCATTGTTGATTGCCGCACTTTCAGCCAAAGGCACAAGCAT is a genomic window of Bacteroidales bacterium containing:
- a CDS encoding DUF4290 domain-containing protein; its protein translation is MEYNTEREKLFLPEHGRNIQKMIESITKIEDKDKRTKYIYGLVNVLYNLNDGDNKDGNYLRKLWDQIHIMSNYELNVDSPFPPPTPEEIYAKPNRILYNSNRIKFRHYGNLTQMLINKVVNLPEGEKKDRAIVMLATQMKKLYLIWNRESVDDKLIIEDMQAIAEGKLDINNKIKLPSTALLLSQEKNRVLKSIEPEPAKGKNKGKKKNAVINKNKKIKARR
- the murA gene encoding UDP-N-acetylglucosamine 1-carboxyvinyltransferase, which codes for MATTFKINGGKQLSGDITPQGAKNEALQVLCAALLTPEEINFTNVPDIIDVNKLLDLISYLGADVKRYQDKVSIKAENIFIGRMLDNDFALNAGKLRGSVMLVGPLLARYKHAYIYKPGGDKIGRRRLDTHFLGLEKLGAKLKYSNDNKFIIVEGKKLEGKYMLLDEASVTGTANIIMTAVMAEGKTTIFNAACEPYIVQLCRMLTKMGAKINGIGSNLLEITGVHKLKGCEHTLLPDMIEIGSFIGLAAMTNSEITIKNVCYDELGLIPTVFSRLGIKMERTGDDLLIPKQNHYEVETFFDGSIMNIADAPWPGFSPDLISIALVTAIQAKGSVLIHQKMFESRLFFVDKLIEMGAQVILCDPHRVTVIGLNREQQLRGIEMSSPDIRAGVALLIAALSAKGTSIIHNVDQIDRGYQNIDGRLNALGARIERI